Proteins from one Salvelinus alpinus chromosome 34, SLU_Salpinus.1, whole genome shotgun sequence genomic window:
- the LOC139563573 gene encoding transcription factor HIVEP2-like, whose product MESLETTAEVKRSKEALDKTIPQRKSAAPEPTTAQTKIPPSADSEGEGWHLCPEPEEDQSRTTCCSTDMSDSGKLRQLEGKSPRQLQDQPCSHPHYNVLTSYPPQERQTVPFARQKTADHLLSALPLVSCGGPSPQRSSPSLPVSLQHCSQSGIEELSKEVCSKTEQKQQQRPGKYVCDYCGRACAKPSVLKKHIRSHTGERPYPCVPCGFSFKTKSNLYKHRKSHAHLVKAGTVPFSELGSYNANMEDRGSLEGEGEFYSDAEQSSDTDEDDSSLLDTVSVEEPDSTTAVKVLNLVAQKQGVTLASTLSEDGPPRLLEISAAQAPAVSQVSRAIQSSAIKQRLALRLSEKRSSDTDTSLSLPSQGSKGSTDSGYFSRSESAEHQTGGPPNTNAKSYQEIMFGKCYKPNPKQQAITVVTCRTDLMSDRKTSERGVSRVFTQEKESMVESIRINTHSFTREDIKEAQLELTDSGQLVRSNSMPTSSVACQDMSQGLRGSHSFDERASPGGIRRLTRQAAFEHSAHDGPPDHYGNISDISNLGVEMESFTIQQKQAMEYATRKRRKENCVAEEEDVGGQYHTDYDHSEEMRDYDSKQTSQGALTTTSSVKGHAQSVHTQDRTQCDRLEREMWEKREREERRSLGNVISVIQHTNSLTRSLSEQSDSYNYQRQDKPSSMDVVEQTETREMHKRTEIFAHQLSDSRLLDKSYQMTPKLVRQSNIPVPEIRVTVEPDSPEKEKAAEVKQVKVKEPDRHIEEFQWPQRSETLSQFPPEKLPPKKKRLRLADLEHSSGESSFESACTSLSRSPSQDSNLSYCSSFSFDREEKEREVIPKPASPAARQDEFGKALEFLAVPGSGYSLSVLNQRQQHEMRRTSSEQAPCHSQCRELPEVRSVSFDYGSLSPTAKVRHAELSASYSEPRRGNLVRQESLNVNLEFAHPVLPLNILPQYLSSALSFSATALHSQSLPMFAPQPSHSGLLVPVRIQTHVPSYGSITYTTVSQIVDDPFEGVNSTRTSFLTSHFANLATNLDSSNLLLGHPRGLLTSPVQVQVLDLLPAKLKTGIPLSLTSRTISTTNCGSSGGSNKRMLSPASSLDLFMEVKQQKRVKEEKMYGEIVEELGAVELGNYNVTEENKHSLKSEFQSDTNQGASLSGFPSKSSLSASSSLHSHNEPARGSFISPQQQGSESPDSPMDNSSTEASLHPHALLSLKDFNESGMDSKAQMEVLVQLVKGQGILISDGENTKRISQFPSLRTMTAVSWCYLNYTKPNSTHSSSPLSSVYATWCISSHNPNPPNLNTSATLALLRSKQTTNTWVYTMAAMYQPGTGKLVSSSLLWRQRLGLLQSKPELSELEGSSYGRKVKDASCRVKERKEDWKEREVSSKQTPTPTPTPTPTPTRIKIFEGGFKSNEDYVYVRGRGRGKYICEECGIRCKKPSMLKKHIRTHTDVRPYVCRVCNFAFKTKGNLTKHMKSKAHMKKCRELGVSVTVDDTETLESDDIQQDLKTGVLSTAKHQFSDADDSDGMDEEIDDIDEDDDDDDDYDGDSTPKILSRSTSPQPCGVASLSVTATAVIQGVSSDIHGCPLSTFHPLPSCLSTYTLPSVDIHPHPHPTSTLPGIDVHPYPHPPSTVRRTGPDRRTVLASSLDKEDCSLAMLSPDQGCLFFDPYPTCLLSPGWESPLREPPNSRLGYLSPRGDLSPRGRSSPRWDTSPLRPSSPSLTPIQHLFPVCMERPLSPGGVDLAGRRQRVVLRAVSPRRGGSQHRDSGDKTRQQAKAELVQQGGAIEMDMDQRRSVPPCLPGPTCSSCPRQNLFSHLPLHSQQQAGTLLPMVPIGGIQVLRSLPSCSSGRTHLSALSPQKTELHQDSTKEGSVRLAALGAEDSGAQQQGRERGMEMERGMERERLSPLQTSRDSEEENPTVSVLTVRNPKQEEVLQTCTKAIASLRITSEEHL is encoded by the exons ATGGAGTCACTAGAAACTACCGCAGAGGTGAAACGCTCTAAAGAGGCTCTGGATAAGACAATTCCCCAGAGAAAGTCAGCAGCACCAGAACCTACGACTGCCCAAACTAAAATACCCCCCTCGGCTGATTCAGAAGGGGAGGGGTGGCATCTATGCCCAGAACCTGAGGAGGACCAGAGTAGAACCACATGTTGTTCGACAGATATGTCTGACTCAGGGAAACTAAGACAATTAGAAGGGAAATCACCACGCCAATTACAGGATCAACCCTGCAGTCATCCTCATTACAACGTATTAACCTCATATCCACcacaggagagacagacagttCCCTTTGCTAGACAGAAAACAGCAGATCACTTGCTTTCTGCACTGCCACTTGTCAGCTGTGGAGGGCCCTCTCCTCAGAGGAGCTCCCCCAGTTTACCCGTGTCTCTCCAACACTGTTCCCAGTCAGGAATAGAGGAGCTATCCAAGGAGGTGTGCAGTAAGACGGAGCAGAAGCAGCAGCAGAGACCTGGAAAGTATGTTTGTGATTATTGTGGGAGGGCATGTGCCAAACCCAGCGTACTTAAGAAACATATTCGCTCACATACTGGGGAGAGACCCTACCCCTGCGTGCCCTGTGGTTTCTCCTTCAAAACCAAGAGCAATTTATACAAACACAGAAAATCTCATGCTCACTTGGTCAAAGCTGGGACAGTGCCATTTTCAGAACTGGGTTCTTACAATGCCAACATGGAGGACCGGGGATCgttagaaggagaaggagagttcTACTCTGATGCTGAGCAGAGCTCGGACACGGACGAAGACGATTCATCGCTCTTGGACACTGTTTCAGTGGAGGAACCAGATAGCACCACTGCTGTTAAAGTACTGAATCTCGTTGCCCAGAAACAGGGAGTTACATTAGCATCAACATTATCTGAGGACGGTCCACCCAGGCTCTTGGAGATCAGTGCTGCTCAGGCTCCAGCTGTTTCTCAGGTCAGCCGTGCGATCCAATCTAGCGCCATCAAGCAGCGGCTGGCACTACGGCTCTCAGAGAAAAGGAGCAGTGACACTGAcacatctctctccctgcctAGCCAGGGAAGCAAAGGCAGCACAGACTCAGGCTACTTCTCACGCTCTGAGAGTGCTGAACACCAAACAGGTGGTCCTCCCAACACAAACGCCAAGTCCTATCAAGAGATAATGTTTGGAAAGTGTTACAAGCCGAACCCAAAACAACAGGCCATAACTGTTGTGACTTGCAGGACAGACTTAATGAGTGATCGTAAGACTTCGGAGCGAGGTGTTTCCCGCGTATTCACACAAGAAAAGGAATCAATGGTTGAATCGATCAGAATAAACACACATTCATTTACAAGGGAGGACATTAAGGAGGCTCAACTAGAGCTCACTGATTCTGGACAGCTGGTCCGGAGCAACTCGATGCCCACGTCCTCGGTGGCATGTCAGGACATGTCACAAGGCCTGCGAGGCAGCCACTCCTTTGATGAAAGGGCGTCCCCTGGAGGCATTAGGAGACTTACGAGACAGGCTGCCTTTGAACACTCTGCACACGATGGACCTCCTGACCACTACGGAAACATCTCTGATATTTCCAACCTTGGAGTGGAGATGGAAAGTTTCACCATCCAACAAAAGCAAGCGATGGAATATGCGACGAGGAAACGGCGGAAGGAAAACTGTGTTGCGGAGGAGGAGGATGTAGGAGGCCAGTATCACACAGACTATGACCACTCTGAAGAGATGAGGGACTATGATTCAAAGCAAACCTCTCAAGGTGCTCTAACCACTACATCCTCAGTGAAAGGACATGCCCAAAGCGTGCACACACAGGATAGAACACAATGTGATAGACTGGAAAGGGAAAtgtgggaaaagagagagagagaagagagaagatctTTAGGTAACGTCATCTCTGTGATTCAACACACTAACTCCcttaccaggtctctctctgaaCAGTCAGATTCTTACAACTACCAGAGACAGGATAAGCCTTCCTCAATGGATGTGGTGGAGCAAACCGAAACTAGAGAGATGCACAAAAGGACTGAGATCTTTGCACACCAGTTGAGTGACAGTAGATTATTAGATAAGTCGTATCAAATGACACCTAAGCTAGTCCGTCAGTCTAACATACCGGTTCCAGAGATCAGGGTGACTGTAGAACCAGACAgtccagagaaagagaaagcagcTGAGGTGAAACAGGTGAAGGTGAAGGAGCCTGATAGACATATAGAGGAGTTCCAATGGCCTCAGAGGAGTGAAACCCTGTCTCAGTTCCCCCCAGAGAAACTCCCTCCAAAGAAGAAGAGACTGCGCTTAGCTGACTTGGAGCACTCCTCTGGCGAGTCTAGCTTCGAGTCGGCTTGTACGAGCCTCTCCCGGAGCCCCAGTCAAGACAGCAATTTATCCTACTGCTCCAGCTTCTCATTTGAccgagaggagaaagagagagaggttatcCCTAAGCCAGCTTCCCCGGCGGCTAGACAGGATGAGTTTGGCAAAGCGTTGGAGTTCTTAGCGGTGCCAGGAAGCGGctactccctctctgtcctgaaCCAACGTCAACAACATGAAATGAGACGTACCTCTTCAGAACAGGCCCCGTGCCACTCCCAGTGCAGAGAGCTCCCAGAGGTCCGCAGCGTATCGTTTGACTACGGTAGTCTCTCTCCAACGGCCAAAGTTAGACATGCGGAACTCAGCGCCAGCTACTCGGAGCCCAGACGGGGTAACTTGGTAAGACAGGAGTCCTTGAATGTTAACCTTGAATTTGCACATCCAGTCCTTCCGCTAAATATTCTTCCTCAGTACCTCAGCAGTGCCCTGTCGTTCTCAGCCACCGCTCTGCACTCTCAGTCTCTGCCAATGTTCGCCCCTCAGCCGTCACACTCTGGTCTCCTAGTTCCTGTTAGAATCCAGACTCACGTGCCATCCTATGGTAGCATCACATACACCACTGTGTCCCAAATTGTAGATGATCCATTCGAAGGCGTTAACTCCACCAGAACCTCTTTTCTCACTTCTCACTTCGCAAATTTAGCCACGAATTTGGACTCATCGAATCTATTATTAGGACACCCTCGAGGACTGTTGACCAGCCCAGTCCAGGTTCAAGTTCTGGATCTGCTCCCAGCTAAGCTGAAGACAGGCATTCCTCTCTCCCTGACCTCCAGAACAATCTCCACCACCAATTGTGGGTCCAGTGGTGGGTCCAACAAGCGCATGTTGTCTCCGGCCAGCAGCTTGGACCTGTTCATGGAGGTCAAACAGCAGAAACGCGTCAAAGAGGAGAAAATGTACGGTGAGATAGTGGAGGAGTTGGGTGCTGTGGAGTTAGGGAATTATAATGTGACTGAAGAGAACAAGCACAGTTTAAAGTCAGAGTTCCAAAGTGACACCAACCAGGGAGCATCACTGTCAGGCTTTCCTTCAAAATCCTCTTTGTCTGCGTCATCCTCGCTTCATTCTCATAACGAGCCAGCAAGAGGAAGCTTCATCTCACCTCAGCAACAAGGGTCAGAAAGTCCTGATTCCCCTATGGATAACTCCTCAACAGAAGCAAGCCTACATCCACACGCTCTGCTTTCTCTGAAGGATTTCAATGAGTCTGGCATGGACAGCAAGGCACAGATGGAGGTGCTGGTGCAGCTAGTCAAAGGTCAGGGCATCCTCATCTCTGACGGGGAAAACACCAAACGGATATCTCAATTTCCAAGTCTCCGCACAATGACAGCTGTGAGTTGGTGCTATCTGAACTACACCAAGCCAAACAGTACTCACAGCAgctctcccctgtcctctgtgTACGCTACGTGGTGCATCAGTTCCCATAACCCCAACCCTCCTAACCTCAACACCAGCGCCACCCTGGCTCTGCTCCGCTCCAAACAGACGACTAACACATGGGTGTACACCATGGCTGCCATGTACCAAcctgggactgggaaactggtctcCTCCTCACTCTTATGGAGGCAGCGGCTCGGGCTG CTACAGAGCAAACCGGAGCTCAGCGAGCTGGAAGGGAGCTCCTATGGACGGAAAGTGAAGGATGCCAGCTGCAGGGTAAAAGAAAGGAAGGAGGactggaaagagagggaggtctCCTCGAAACAAACACCAACGCCAAcgccaacaccaacaccaacaccaacccgGATCAAAATATTTGAAGGAGG GTTCAAGTCCAATGAGGACTATGTGTACGTGAGAGGCCGAGGCCGGGGGAAGTATATCTGTGAGGAGTGTGGCATCCGCTGTAAGAAACCTAGCATGCTGAAGAAACACATACGCACCCACACTGACGTCAGACCCTACGTCTGCAGGGTCTGCAACTTCGCTTTCAAAACGAAAG GAAACCTGACCAAGCATATGAAGTCAAAGGCTCACATGAAGAAGTGTCGTGAGCTTggtgtgtcagtcacagtggaTGATACAGAGACACTGGAATCTG ATGACATCCAGCAAGACTTGAAGACCGGGGTCTTGAGCACAGCCAAACACCAGTTCTCAGATGCAGACGACTCCGATGGCATGGATGAAGAGATCGATGATATCGACGAAGATGACGATGACGATGATGACTACGACGGTGACTCTACTCCCAAGATCCTTTCCCGGAGCACCAGCCCTCAGCCCTGTGGCGTAGCCTCTCTGTCGGTCACAGCTACCGCCGTCATCCAGGGTGTGTCGTCAGACATCCATGGCTGTCCCCTCAGTACCTTCCATCCCCTCCCCAGCTGCCTCTCAACCTACACCCTGCCTAGCGTCGATATCCACCCCCATCCCCATCCCACCTCCACCCTGCCGGGCATCGATGTCCACCCCTATCCCCATCCCCCCTCCACGGTCAGGAGGACAGGGCCAGACCGGAGAACTGTCTTGGCCTCCAGCCTGGACAAGGAAGACTGTAGCCTGGCCATGCTGTCTCCTGACCAGGGCTGTCTGTTCTTCGACCCCTACCCCACCTGTCTGCTGTCCCCCGGCTGGGAGTCCCCTCTGAGGGAACCGCCTAACTCCCGCCTCGGCTACCTCTCCCCCCGGGGAGACCTCTCCCCCCGGGGACGCTCCTCACCTCGATGGGACACCTCCCCGCTAAGGCCCAGCTCCCCCAGCCTCACCCCCATCCAGCACCTCTTCCCGGTCTGTATGGAGAGGCCCCTGTCCCCAGGTGGAGTGGACCTGgctgggaggagacagagggtggtgCTCAGGGCTGTGTCTCCACGTAGAGGGGGCTCACAACATAGAGACTCTGGGGATAAAACCAGGCAGCAAGCCAAGGCTGAACTGGTTCAGCAGGGAGGAGCCATTGAAATGGATATG GATCAGAGGAGAAGcgtgcctccctgcctgcctgggcCAACCTGCTCCAGTTGTCCCCGTCAGAACCTCTTCAGCCACCTCCCCCTACACTCTCAGCAGCAAGCTGGGACTCTCCTACCCATGGTGCCTATCGGAGGGATCCAGGTACTGCGCTCCCTGCCCTCCTGCAGCTCTGGCCGGACCCATCTGTCAGCCCTATCCCCTCAAAAGACTGAGCTCCACCAGGACAGCACTAAGGAGGGATCTGTTCGTCTGGCAGCCCTCGGTGCAGAGGACTCAGGAGCCCAGCagcaggggagggagagggggatggagatggagagggggatggagagggagaggctgtCCCCCCTCCAGACATCACGGGACTCTGAGGAGGAGAACCCCACTGTCTCTGTCCTCACGGTCAGGAACCCTAAGCAGGAAGAGGTTCTTCAGACCTGCACCAAGGC